The stretch of DNA TGAAAAGCATGCCTTCGTTGGATTAACCTACCTGTATGGCATAGGAAGGACGAGGGCAAAAGAGATCTTGCAAGCGACAGGGATCCCCTTTAACAAGAAGATAAAAGATTTAGACGATAATGAGATCAGAAGCATAACTCAATATATAAACTCTCATTACAAAGTTGAAGGTGAACTTAAGCAAGAAGT from Mesoaciditoga lauensis cd-1655R = DSM 25116 encodes:
- the rpsM gene encoding 30S ribosomal protein S13, which produces MARVLGVDLPNEKHAFVGLTYLYGIGRTRAKEILQATGIPFNKKIKDLDDNEIRSITQYINSHYKVEGELKQEVQRNVKRLIEIGSYRGLRHRQGLPVRGQRTKTNARTRKGPSHGIKGK